CAAATGAATGGTGGGTTAGGCGATAGTATTGCACAAGTTCTTGCATTAAACACCCCTACTCCTCTAGAAATGGTTGCTGTGCAAGATACTTTTGGTGAAAGTGGTACTGCAGACGAATTAATGGAGAAGTATGGCATAAGCACCTCTGAAATTGTAGAGAAAGCTCAAAAAGCAATTGCACGAAAATGAGACTAAATGCATTTTCTTACCTTGTAGCAACCAGCTTAATCTCATTAATATTAAGCTGTTATAACGGCGTTGAAGATCTTGAATCAAACAATGATTTTGAAACAAGGATTGATAGCACTGTCGAGACAAGCCAAACAGAAACCACGCTACTCGATTCTTCTTTAGCTGAAGAAAAAGAATTAGAACAAAACAAGAAGCGAAAAATAATGACAAAGCGCTTAGAGCTTTCTAGTGAAGACTCAATAAAGTTTTGGGTTATTGGTGACACTTATATAGAACGATCAAAGAGTATCCGATCACAAATAAGAGAACTAAGAAAAGAACGAGCAAGAGAAGTAAGTGATGAGAGAGGAATAGAAATGCTAAACCAAAGATTATCTCTAAAGGAAGCAGAAGTTAGGTATGAAAAAGAATTCAGCAATGAATTATTAGGAGTAATATCTGCGAAGAAAGTTGTTATCTATTTTAGAATGGAAGAATCTTATACTAAACGAACAGCGCAAAGAAAAAAGAAACAAAATGCCCAACAACGTAGAAAGAAAAATATGGAAAAAAGGCAAGAGAATAAGAAGCTTACCAAATAGCCCTCTGTTTTAAAACATTAAAAACCCCCTAAGAAGATACTTCCTAGGGGTTTTATATATTTTATCTTCTAATTAATAATTAAGCACTTTACCTTTTTGCTTTCTTAATTGTCTTCTCATCCCTTCCACAGCCTGGTCTGTTGCAATCTCAAAGGATTCTGCATCAGACTTCGCAAAATATGTTGTATTTGAAGCTTTAATTTTAATTTCTACTTGTTTATTCCTAACAGAACTGGATCCTTCTAATTTTAGGAAAATTTCACAAGAACTAATGTCACCGAGTTTCTGAAGTCCTTCAACTTTAGATTCAATTAACTCAACTAATTGTCCTTTTGGATCGAAATGTATCGCTTGGATATTTATTTGCATATGTACGATAATATTTAAAGTGAATAAAAATACTCAGATAGGCCTGCTACCTAAAGAGTATATACGAGTCAAAACTCGTATTGGCCTAATTTATTGCTATCAAGTTAGGGTAAATATTATCAATGTTTTTTTTGATATGGAAAATCCTATTCGAAACGATAGAACCGAGATGGTGTTATACAGCAAGTTAGGGGGATATCATGTTCGTATACATCATCAATCACATCAACTGGATCTAGTATAGAAACTCCTACTTTAATTATATCGGGCTTACAGTTTGCAAGAAATTTATCATAAAATGCTTTGCCATAACCCACTCGCATACCATCTAAATCGAAAGCCAATAATGGAACTAATATTAAATCAATCTCATTATCATTAAACGGAGTGGCATCTGTGGGTGTAGGGATCCCCCAATCGTCATCTTCAAACTTGGTTTCATTATTAAAGAGCAGGCTTTTCATAGTGATTGTTTCAAAATCACTTTCAGAGGTAATTGTTTTAATGTTTGGAAACTCATTCCAAAGTCTATTAACAATTAGTTGTGTATCGATTTCGTTTTTGGATATCATCGGTAAAAATGCATGAACATTTTTAACACCAGTTAAGTCTATTTCGCTAAAGAAAGCATCCGAAATACTTTGGCTAAAAGACTTCATTTCTTTCGTATTATAACCTAGTCTAACTTTTGAGAATTTCTTTCTAATATCCGCCTTCAACATAGATATGAAGTATTATACAACATGACCAAATAAGTCGTAATGCTCTGCCGAGTCAATTTTAACATTATAGAAATCACCTACTTTCAAATCTCTAAGGGAAGAGTCAATAATCACTTCATTATCAACATCAGGACTGTCAAACTCAGTTCTGCCAATGTAGCTACCCTCCTCTTTTCTATCAATTAGAACACGGTATTCATTCCCAATTTTCGCTTCATTTAGCTCAAATGAAATATGACTCTGTGCCTCCATTATTTCATCGGCTCTTCTTTGCTTCACTTCCTCGGGCACATTGTCTTCTAGCTTATAGGCATGCGTATCTTCTTCATGAGAATATGGGAAAACACCTAACCGATCAAAACGAGTATCAATTACCCATTGTAACATCTCTTGAAAATGCTCTTCTGTTTCACCAGGATAGCCCGTAATGAGTGTTGTACGAATAGTAATTCCTGGAACTTGCTCTCTAATTCGTTTAATTAACGAACTAGTTTTTTCTTTCGTAGTACCTCGCCGCATACTGGCTAAAATCTCATCAGAGATATGCTGTAGTGGAATATCGAGATAATTACAAATATTTGATTTCGCCTTTACTACTTCCAAAATATCTTCAGGAAAACCGGACGGGAAAGCATAATGCAATCGAATCCACTCAAGTCCTTTAACCTCAGAAAGTCTTTCTAACAAGGCAGCTAAGTTTCTCTTTTTATATAAATCTAATCCATAGTAAGTTAAATCCTGAGCTATTAGTATCAGTTCTTTCGTACCGTTATTTACCAATGATTCCGCCTGCGTAATCAATTCTTCTATTGGAATAGAAACGTGCTTACCTCTCATTATTGGAATTGCACAAAACGAACATGGTCTATCGCAACCTTCCGATATTTTGAAAAATGCATAATGGGATGGCGTAGTAAGTAGACGTTCGCCTAGCAATTCCTTTTTATAGTCAGCCTTTAATGTTTTAAGTAAACGTGGTAAGTCTTTAGTCCCGAAAAAGCCATCTACTCCAAGATCCTCTTTTATAAGGTCATCTCTATACCTCTCAGATAAACATCCAGTTACATAAACCTTATCTATTAATCCATCCTTTTTCCCCTGGGCATAAGTAAGAATAGTATCAATCGATTCTTCCTTAGCTGTTTCTATGAAGCCACATGTATTAATAATTACAGTACTTACATCATCATCATTCGAATCATGAACAACATCGTATTTATTGTTTCTGAGTTGCCCCATTAGGACTTCCGAATCGTAAATATTCTTAGAACAGCCTAATGTGATAACATTGACCTTATTCTTTTTGAGTGTTTTTGTTTTCATGGTTTACGAACCAAATAGAGCGTCGACGTACGCTTTTTTATTAAACACCTGTAAGTCTTCTATTTTCTCACCGAGACCAATATACTTGACTGGTATTTTAAATTGATCTGATATACCCAGAATCACACCACCTTTCGCAGTTCCATCTAATTTTGTCATGGCCAAAGCCGTTACCTCAGTAGCATTAGAAAATTGCCTCGCCTGCTCTATAGCATTCTGACCAATTGAAGCATCTAAAACTAACAGAACTTCGTGAGGAGCATCGGGGATTAGTTTTTGCATCACTTTTTTAATTTTAGAAAGTTCGTTCATCAGATTAACCTTGTTATGTAATCTTCCCGCAGTGTCGATTAATATAACATCCGAATTCTGCATTTTACCCGATTCCAAAGTGTCGTATGCAACGGAGGCTGGATCAGCACCGATTTTCTGTGCAACGATAGGAACATCCGCTCTTTCTGCCCAGACCTGTAATTGCTCAATTGCAGCAGCTCTAAACGTATCTGCGGCTCCAATCAAAACACTTTTTCCGCTCTTTTTAAATTGATGGGCGAGTTTACCAATAGTCGTTGTTTTTCCTACACCATTTATACCGACAACCATAATAACATAAGGCTTATGGTTATCAGGAATTGTGAATTCAGTCTCATTTCCAGAATCAATTTCTTCAAGAAGATTACCTACTTCTTCCTTAAGTATTCTATTTAATTCTGACGTTCCTAAGTATTTATCCTTAGACACTCTTTCTTCAACTTTTTCAATAATCTTTAAAGTTGTAGCAACTCCAACATCCGATGTAACTAATATTTCTTCTAGGTCATCTAATACAATTGCATCAACAGTAGTTTTTCCGACAATTGCACGGCTTATTTTCGAAAAAACGCTTTCTTTCGTTTTTTCAAGCCCTTTATCTAAGTCTTCTTTTTTCTCTTTAGAGAATAAACCGAAAAATGCGTGAAATATCATATCTAAATATAAAAAAAGCTTCTCTCAATTTAGAAAGAAGCTTTTAATTCAATTTCGTTTGTTACTTATTTCTTAGCAAAGAAGTCAGCAACTTTATCCTTATGAACAATCTCAGATTTAAATTGGTAAGCTCCGTTACCTCTCATCTTAACCAACTTGATAACTTTGGTAAAATCCTTTCCACCACCTTTTCCTAACGTTGCAACTACTTTCTTAGCCATAGCTTATTATTTAATTTCTTTATGAACCGTGTGTTTTTTCAACACTGGATTGTATTTCTTTAACTCAATACGTTCAGGTGAGTTCTTTTTATTCTTTGTAGTAATGTATCTCGACATTCCTGGCATTCCACTTTCTTTGTGCTCTGTGCACTGTAAAATAACCTGTACTCTATTTCCTTTCTTTGCCATCTCTTTTTATTAAGCGCAATAAACTATTTATAAAAACCTTTAGCTTTAGCTACTTTCAAGGTTTCCGCTATTCCTTTCTTATTCACAATTCTAATTCCCTTAGCCGATATCTTCAAAGTAATGAACTTATCTTCCTCTGGAATAAAGAACTTCTTTGTTTGAAGGTTAGGATAAAACTTTCTTCTAGTTCTTCTTTTTGAGTGAGAAACGTTGTTTCCCGACATTACTGCCTTTCCGGTGATTTGACAAATTCTTGACATCTTCTCTTATAGTTTCATTTAAAGGAGTGCAAATATAAAGGAATTTATTATTATCCAGCACATATTATTTATACTTAATTATCTCTCTTCTCAACATATCTAAAGAAGCAAGGGCTGTTCTTCTAATATTCCTCTCTCTATTGTCTCCAAACTTCAACTTTTTGGATTCAACTCTTTCTCCACAAGCCACTGCTATCCATACAGTTCCTACCGGTTTATCATCCGTACCACCAGATGGCCCAGCAATTCCAGTAGTCGCAATGGAATAATCAGAATTCATTTTCTTTATTGCACCTAATGCCATTTTTTCAACAACTTCTTTACTTACTGCTCCATATTCTTCTATTATTCTAAGATCAACATCCAATTCGGAATACTTTATTTCATTCTTATAAGCAATAATACTGCCTTGGTATACTTTTGAACATCCAGAAACGCTAGTTACTAAATGTGATAGATAACCTCCAGTGCAACTTTCAGCAGCACTTAATGTTCTATTGTTTTCAAGAAGAAGATTAACAACCACCTCTTCCAAAGTTTCATCATTATACCCAAAAACGTAATATCCTATTACTTCTAGAATCTCTTCCAATACAGAGTTAATTTCAACTTCTTTACTCCCTGTTAATCTTAACCGGACTAACCCTGGAGCAGGTAGATATGCCAGTTTAATTCCTTTTGAGTTTAATCTTTTCTCAGAATATACTAGCATTTCTGCTAGTTTTGATTCGCCTATACCATATGTTAGAATTGTTTTATGTATAATAGTAGGTAGCGCAAACCTTTCTTTCAACCGCGGTAATACTTCATTGAGCATTAAACCTTTCATTTCATAAGGGACCCCTGGTAAAGATATATATATAGTATTGCTCTCATCGAACCACATTCCAGGTGCTGTGCCATAAGCATTTCTTAATGCAATACAATTTGAAGGGACTTCGGCCTGATGCCTATTTATTTCAGAAACCGTAGAATTAAAGCCAGTAAAGACATTTTCTACATCTAGGTATACTTCCTTATTAAAAACCATACCGACTCCAAAATAATCAGCCAAGGACTTTTTGGTGATGTCATCATTTGTTGGTCCCAACCCTCCTGTTATCAATATAACGTCCGCCTTTTTTTTAGCATTTAATAATGCATTGATAATTGCGTCTTTCTCATCTGAGATACTTGTGATCTGAATTACTTTCAACCCATTTTTTTCAAGGAGACTTCCCATCCATGCAGAGTTAGTGTCAACAACTTGACCTATCAGAATTTCATCGCCTATGGTTATTATCTCAGCTGTCATTTATAATTATTTCGACATAAAAAAAACAGGCCATCATATATAGAGGCCTGTTTAAATTACACTCTGTATTTTTCTAGAAATTATTAGAAATTAACCCTGACCTAGTCGGTGAAGGAACAATACTCATTACTGGAATTTCAGAATTATTAATAATTTGCTGAGCAGATGATCCAATAAAAAATTCTGTTATTTCATTTTCTTGTTGCGTCATAATCATAATCAGATCCGCATTATTCTTTTTAGAATAGTCTATAATCACTTTTGAAAATTTCTCGTTAGAACTTGACACTTTAATTACTTCTGCCGTACAGTTTACACCTTTCTCTTCGATAAAACCTTTCTCAATTCTTAGTTGATTCATCAACTTCTTTACTACCTCTTCTTCATCCGATTCTAAGACAGAAACTATTTTCAGAGTTGAATCGAAATATTTAGCATACTGAATAGCGTTGGAAACCTTCTCTCTTGTTTCTTTAGTTAGATCTAATGGCACAACAATCACATCACAATTATGAGGTTCTACCTCTTTATTTATAGTAATTACCGGACAGTAAGTTCCTCTTACAACTTTTAATGCATTAGAACCAATAAATCCTTTCATTCCAGATTCTTGATTAGTTCCCATAAATACTAAATCAACGCCTAGTTTATTTGATACTTCAATAATTTTATCGTAGACCTTTCCTTCAACGATTTTTGTAACAACATCTAAACCGGTTTTCTTAGTTGTAGATCTTGCTAAATCTTCCAATTTTTCTTCAATAGCGGTTCTTGCTACATTCCTATCAGCATCCGACGAGCTATCAAAAATACCCTTAGGAGAATTAACATATAGTAATGTTATTCCCGAATTAGCCGCTTTTGCAAATACACAGGCTTCTTCTAAAATCAACATCGATTGCTTTGAGAAAGCAATTCCAACTAACATATTCTTTTTTCCTCCCATCTTAAACTTTTTATAATATTCAATAACACGAAATAACCCGCCTATTAATTGAGACAAATTTAATGCATTTTATACTCAGAATCTCCTTTCTTCTAACAATTTTGACCTCATTTAGTTAAGTATAACAGCCCTTTGATTAGGACATTATAAAGAGTGTGGTGTTGAAAAATATCGCCTGACACCAATTTAGAGATTGGTTTATCTGCTAAAATTGCATTATTAAAAAAGGTAAAAGAGTCTTATGACAAGTCAGTTAAATGCACTTATTGATTTATTAGATGATCCCGACGAGAAGGTTTACGTCCAAATAAAGGGCGAACTTATGACTTATGGCGAGGAGATTATTCCTATGCTGGAGAATACCTGGGAAAACACCTTAAACAAGCTCATCCAAGAACGAATTGAATATCTCATACACGATATTCAGTTCAACGATCTTCTCAGTTCGTTTGAAAAGCATTTCAAAGCGTCAAACCCGGAACTACTAAAGGCATCTTTACTTATTGCTAAGTATCAATATCCTGATCTAGATGAAGATTTGGTTTACAACCAATTGGAAAAAATAAAAAAAATTATTTGGCTTGAATTAAATGACAATTTAACCGCCCTTGAAAAAGTAAGTGTAATAAATAGAATCCTATTTACAACTTTGGGATTTAAAGGAAATTTAAAAAACATAACCTCTCCCACTAATTACTACATAAACGAAGTATTAGAATCAAAAAAAGGCAACTCCGTTACTCTTTGCATTCTATATATGACTATTGCTCAGGAACTAGGACTACCAATATATGGTGTAAACCTTCCTGAAAATTTCATTCTTGGATATAGAGATGAGTCGGGCCTATTAGAATCGAAAGATGAAATAGGAAGTGATGTCATGTTTTATATAGATCCATTTAGTAAGGGCGTAGTTTTTCCTCAAAAGCAAATTATTGAGTTTTTGAATCACATAAAGTTGGAGCCACAAGAATCTTACTTCGAAATATGCTCTACTAAAACTGTTATTAAAAGGATGCTTATGGGATTAATCGAATCTTATAAAAAACTAGACAAAACAGACAAAGCAGAAGAACTTTCTATGTTTTTAGATATTTTAAATAGAAACAAATAGTTCCTAGCGAAATATTTTTCCTATTGTTTTTAGAATTAGAACAATGTCGTAAAAGAAAGACTGTTCAGAGATATATTCCAGATTATAAGCCAATTTAGTAGGCATTATCTTATTAATATATTCTCTATCCGGATCTACTGCTTCTTTTAAAAGTTCATTCTCATTTATAAAAACAATCGAAGCAACATCTGTAATTCCAGGCTTAACCGTTAGTACATACAATTGATCAGTAGAATAAAGATCAACGTACTTTCTTACTTCAGGCCTTGGCCCAACAAAACTCATAGTGCCATTAAAGACATTTATTAATTGAGGTAATTCATCTAGTTTAAACCGTCTTAATATCTTCCCAAAAGGTGTTATTCTAATGTCGTCATTCCCAACAGTCAGGAAACCTTTTGTATCTGCCGCTGAACTCATCGACCTAAGTTTAAAAAGAGTAAAATCAATATTATTAAGCCCCACTCTTTTTTGACGATAGATAATTGGGAAACCAGAATCTAATACTAAGAAAACACCCAAAACCAGGAACAAAGGGAAAAGAAAAGCCATTCCCAGAATTGAAAAAACTATATCGAATAGCCTCTTTGTCATTCGTTAATTCAATATCAACTCAACAGATTGAACAACGGCTTCTGCTACTTTTAAGACATCCTTGTCACTCAAATTATAATAAATAGGTAATGATATTTCTCTACTGTAATTATCATAACTGACGGGATAATCGGCTATGTCATATCCCCTTGATTTATAAAAAGACATCATTGGTAAAGGTTTAAAGTGAACGTTAACGGAAACCTCTAGCCTAAATATCTCATCAATTATTAAATTTCTTTGTTTTTCGCTTACTCCTTTTATCCGAAGCATAAATAAATGGTAAGAAGATTCCTTGTCTTCTGGACGTGCATCGGGTATTTGAGCCCACGAATATGAACTAAACAATTCGACGTATTGATCGAAAATTGATTTCCGACGCACAAGCATATCAGAATCATATCTCTTCAATTCTACCAAACCAATTGCAGCTTGAATGTCCGTCATATTACATTTGTAACCGGCGTCTATAATATCGTATTCCCAGGATCCTACTTTTGTTTTTGCTAAAGCATCTTTATTCTGACCGTGTAACGAGGATATGCAAAAGGATTTATACAATTCATCTACATCGAATTGACTAGGAAGATTAATACAGATCGCCCCACCTTCGGCAGTTACCAAATTCTTAACAGCATGGAAAGAGAATACTGTCATGTCCGTAAGACTTCCCGATCGCTTAGATTTATATTTTGCACCAATTGAATGTGCAGCATCGGCCAAAACTAGCATTCGACCAAGCTTTTCTTGGTTCTCCGTACTTGCATTAAACATAGAGGCAACATCTTGCCCCCTCACCAATTCATTTATTTGATCATAGTCGCATGGTACGCCTCCAATATCTACCGGCATTATTACCTTAGTCTTTTCGGTGATCGCTTCTCGAATATTTTGAACAGTAATATTAAAGTCGGTTCCTACATCTACAAAAACAGGTTTCGCACCACAATGCACCACAACATTTGCTGTCGCACAATAAGTATAGGTTGGTAAAATCACTTCGTCTCCTTCTCCAACGCCAAACCACCGAAGCACCAGTTCTAATCCAGCAGTTGCCGAACCCACACATGCTGTAGATCGGTTACCGCAATATTTAGTGAGTTCTTGTTCGAATTGTTTGGTTTTAGGCCCGGTTGTAATCCATCCCGATTTCAACACAGATGTTACTTCGTCAATTATATCTTGGTCCATTCGGGGAGGTGAAAAAGGAATCATTTCTTCAGATTTAAGTTAATACATTATAAGAAGACTGTTTCTAAAACCAAATATATAAAAGTAATAACACTCATAAGATAGTCACAGAAGCAGATATTTAACAAATCCATTTATTATTATAGAATTCTGATTTTTTGATATAATTCATAAGCCAAGGTACTTCTATCAAATTTATCTTTCACAAACGATTTCCCGTTACTGCCTAATGTATATCTAAGATCTTCATCTTCCAATAATACTTTAATCTGCTTAGCCAGGTCAACTTCATCTTCAGGTTTAAAATACAAGCCCACATTTCCTTCATTAATAAAAAGTTCTTTTGCCTCTCCATCCACACCCAATAAAATAGGTTTAGCCATTGCCAAAGATTCAAATATTTTTGAAGGTATGGCCCCTTTAAATAATTCAAGTTTTCTAAGAGGAATTATCGTCGCCACTACTGACTTCAATAATGATATTACTTCGGCTTTAGGCATGCTATCAAAAAACAAAACGTTTGATAAGTTATTATTTTTAACACTGTGCATAAGATCCTCCTTTTCAGGCCCATCTCCTACTAAAATAAATTTAATATTCGAATTCGTTTCCAATAGTTTAGCGGCTTCAACAATAATCTCTAAGCCTTGAGCATGGCCTATAATCCCTGCATACATGAATAATTTATCCGTTTCTTCAAAACCATAATCACTCCGAGAAATAGATTGGATTTTATCAGGATCTATTTGATCGGTATCGACGCTATTAGGAAACCAATGAAGCTCTTTATCAGGAAACCGTTTTAAAATATCATCTACTATCCCCTGAGTTTGACCACAAATCAAAACAGACTTTCTATATAGGTATTCTTCTAATTTTTTAGCCAGGCTTAAAAAAAGCGGATTACTCACTAGTCCTAATTTTTCAGCGCTTTCCGGCCATAGATCCGAAACATTAAAAATCAACTTAGCATTTTTATTTGCGCATAGCATAAGAGCCGAAATCCCAAGAAATAACGGAGGTGACTCACATAATATAAAGTCATACTCTTTGCTTAATTTACTTTTTCCAATATCATAAGAGCTCCAAACAAATGAGAAATAATTAATCAATCGCTTAGTAATAGATCTTGATTTGGTGATATAAATAGACGACCGATGGACTTCGATTCCATCTATTTCTTCCTTTAAGTAATCAAGGGTTTCGTAACCCGGATAGATTTCTCCTTTCGGGTAATTAGGCATCGCTGTTAAAACAGTTACAACTGCTCCTAACCTTTTTAAGTTTACCGCCAACCCATGTAGTCTATTCTGTGGCGCTCCCGTTTCGGGGGGGTAATACTGACTTAAAATTAGCAATCTCATCTATTCAGGTAAAAGGGATTCATATAACTCCAAGAGCTTCTTTTCCTCATTCTTCCAATTGTACTTTTCAAGAATTAGCCTTTGTCCATTCTCCCCCATTCTTTTAGCTTCTTCAGGATTATCTATCAAATATTTAATCGCTTTTGTAATTGCTTTTGGATTCAAAGGATCAACACATAAACCACATTCATTGTTCTCAATAATGGTTTTCCATAGCGGGAAATCAGATGCAATTATAGGAAGTCCTGCAGCCATGTATTCAAACATTTTCACAGGTAAAGAATCCAAGTAATTGATTATTGGCCTAAGAGTTACTATTCCTGCCATAGAGATTGAGAGTATTTCAGAAATTGTTTTACGGTTTACAAAGCCATGATCTATAACATTTTTCCAGCCTGATAGCCTTTCAAGACTCAACTTATATGCATCACTTTCAAATTTACCAGCCAAATTCAGCTTAACATCCAAGTTCTCTA
The genomic region above belongs to Flavobacteriales bacterium and contains:
- a CDS encoding transketolase family protein, which encodes QMNGGLGDSIAQVLALNTPTPLEMVAVQDTFGESGTADELMEKYGISTSEIVEKAQKAIARK
- a CDS encoding ribosome-associated translation inhibitor RaiA, producing the protein MQINIQAIHFDPKGQLVELIESKVEGLQKLGDISSCEIFLKLEGSSSVRNKQVEIKIKASNTTYFAKSDAESFEIATDQAVEGMRRQLRKQKGKVLNY
- a CDS encoding 5-formyltetrahydrofolate cyclo-ligase is translated as MLKADIRKKFSKVRLGYNTKEMKSFSQSISDAFFSEIDLTGVKNVHAFLPMISKNEIDTQLIVNRLWNEFPNIKTITSESDFETITMKSLLFNNETKFEDDDWGIPTPTDATPFNDNEIDLILVPLLAFDLDGMRVGYGKAFYDKFLANCKPDIIKVGVSILDPVDVIDDVYEHDIPLTCCITPSRFYRFE
- the rimO gene encoding 30S ribosomal protein S12 methylthiotransferase RimO, producing MKTKTLKKNKVNVITLGCSKNIYDSEVLMGQLRNNKYDVVHDSNDDDVSTVIINTCGFIETAKEESIDTILTYAQGKKDGLIDKVYVTGCLSERYRDDLIKEDLGVDGFFGTKDLPRLLKTLKADYKKELLGERLLTTPSHYAFFKISEGCDRPCSFCAIPIMRGKHVSIPIEELITQAESLVNNGTKELILIAQDLTYYGLDLYKKRNLAALLERLSEVKGLEWIRLHYAFPSGFPEDILEVVKAKSNICNYLDIPLQHISDEILASMRRGTTKEKTSSLIKRIREQVPGITIRTTLITGYPGETEEHFQEMLQWVIDTRFDRLGVFPYSHEEDTHAYKLEDNVPEEVKQRRADEIMEAQSHISFELNEAKIGNEYRVLIDRKEEGSYIGRTEFDSPDVDNEVIIDSSLRDLKVGDFYNVKIDSAEHYDLFGHVV
- the ftsY gene encoding signal recognition particle-docking protein FtsY, translated to MIFHAFFGLFSKEKKEDLDKGLEKTKESVFSKISRAIVGKTTVDAIVLDDLEEILVTSDVGVATTLKIIEKVEERVSKDKYLGTSELNRILKEEVGNLLEEIDSGNETEFTIPDNHKPYVIMVVGINGVGKTTTIGKLAHQFKKSGKSVLIGAADTFRAAAIEQLQVWAERADVPIVAQKIGADPASVAYDTLESGKMQNSDVILIDTAGRLHNKVNLMNELSKIKKVMQKLIPDAPHEVLLVLDASIGQNAIEQARQFSNATEVTALAMTKLDGTAKGGVILGISDQFKIPVKYIGLGEKIEDLQVFNKKAYVDALFGS
- a CDS encoding DUF4295 domain-containing protein; translated protein: MAKKVVATLGKGGGKDFTKVIKLVKMRGNGAYQFKSEIVHKDKVADFFAKK
- the rpmG gene encoding 50S ribosomal protein L33; protein product: MAKKGNRVQVILQCTEHKESGMPGMSRYITTKNKKNSPERIELKKYNPVLKKHTVHKEIK
- a CDS encoding 50S ribosomal protein L28, which codes for MSRICQITGKAVMSGNNVSHSKRRTRRKFYPNLQTKKFFIPEEDKFITLKISAKGIRIVNKKGIAETLKVAKAKGFYK
- a CDS encoding competence/damage-inducible protein A; this encodes MTAEIITIGDEILIGQVVDTNSAWMGSLLEKNGLKVIQITSISDEKDAIINALLNAKKKADVILITGGLGPTNDDITKKSLADYFGVGMVFNKEVYLDVENVFTGFNSTVSEINRHQAEVPSNCIALRNAYGTAPGMWFDESNTIYISLPGVPYEMKGLMLNEVLPRLKERFALPTIIHKTILTYGIGESKLAEMLVYSEKRLNSKGIKLAYLPAPGLVRLRLTGSKEVEINSVLEEILEVIGYYVFGYNDETLEEVVVNLLLENNRTLSAAESCTGGYLSHLVTSVSGCSKVYQGSIIAYKNEIKYSELDVDLRIIEEYGAVSKEVVEKMALGAIKKMNSDYSIATTGIAGPSGGTDDKPVGTVWIAVACGERVESKKLKFGDNRERNIRRTALASLDMLRREIIKYK
- a CDS encoding universal stress protein, which translates into the protein MSQLIGGLFRVIEYYKKFKMGGKKNMLVGIAFSKQSMLILEEACVFAKAANSGITLLYVNSPKGIFDSSSDADRNVARTAIEEKLEDLARSTTKKTGLDVVTKIVEGKVYDKIIEVSNKLGVDLVFMGTNQESGMKGFIGSNALKVVRGTYCPVITINKEVEPHNCDVIVVPLDLTKETREKVSNAIQYAKYFDSTLKIVSVLESDEEEVVKKLMNQLRIEKGFIEEKGVNCTAEVIKVSSSNEKFSKVIIDYSKKNNADLIMIMTQQENEITEFFIGSSAQQIINNSEIPVMSIVPSPTRSGLISNNF
- a CDS encoding sugar transferase, with amino-acid sequence MTKRLFDIVFSILGMAFLFPLFLVLGVFLVLDSGFPIIYRQKRVGLNNIDFTLFKLRSMSSAADTKGFLTVGNDDIRITPFGKILRRFKLDELPQLINVFNGTMSFVGPRPEVRKYVDLYSTDQLYVLTVKPGITDVASIVFINENELLKEAVDPDREYINKIMPTKLAYNLEYISEQSFFYDIVLILKTIGKIFR
- a CDS encoding DegT/DnrJ/EryC1/StrS family aminotransferase; translated protein: MIPFSPPRMDQDIIDEVTSVLKSGWITTGPKTKQFEQELTKYCGNRSTACVGSATAGLELVLRWFGVGEGDEVILPTYTYCATANVVVHCGAKPVFVDVGTDFNITVQNIREAITEKTKVIMPVDIGGVPCDYDQINELVRGQDVASMFNASTENQEKLGRMLVLADAAHSIGAKYKSKRSGSLTDMTVFSFHAVKNLVTAEGGAICINLPSQFDVDELYKSFCISSLHGQNKDALAKTKVGSWEYDIIDAGYKCNMTDIQAAIGLVELKRYDSDMLVRRKSIFDQYVELFSSYSWAQIPDARPEDKESSYHLFMLRIKGVSEKQRNLIIDEIFRLEVSVNVHFKPLPMMSFYKSRGYDIADYPVSYDNYSREISLPIYYNLSDKDVLKVAEAVVQSVELILN
- a CDS encoding glycosyltransferase family 4 protein, yielding MRLLILSQYYPPETGAPQNRLHGLAVNLKRLGAVVTVLTAMPNYPKGEIYPGYETLDYLKEEIDGIEVHRSSIYITKSRSITKRLINYFSFVWSSYDIGKSKLSKEYDFILCESPPLFLGISALMLCANKNAKLIFNVSDLWPESAEKLGLVSNPLFLSLAKKLEEYLYRKSVLICGQTQGIVDDILKRFPDKELHWFPNSVDTDQIDPDKIQSISRSDYGFEETDKLFMYAGIIGHAQGLEIIVEAAKLLETNSNIKFILVGDGPEKEDLMHSVKNNNLSNVLFFDSMPKAEVISLLKSVVATIIPLRKLELFKGAIPSKIFESLAMAKPILLGVDGEAKELFINEGNVGLYFKPEDEVDLAKQIKVLLEDEDLRYTLGSNGKSFVKDKFDRSTLAYELYQKIRIL